The Gloeocapsopsis sp. IPPAS B-1203 genomic interval TCCTCCATTCCCTTCGAGGGTATTAGCTCCATCATATTCATAAATTACGTCATTACCATCTCCTCCGTAGACAAAATCGTCGCCGTAACCACCTCTTAGCTCATCGTCACCAGATCCACCGAAAAGATGATCGCTTCCGATATCGCCGTAGAGCGTATCGTTATCTTCATTACCGTAAAGATTATCGTCGCCTTCGTCTCCATGAATGGTATCGTTGCCAAAACCTCCGTTAATGTAATCGGTTCCGCCTACTCCGGAAATATTATCATCACCTCCTAGCCCGAAAATATAATCGGTTCCTGAGCCAAAGGCAGGGTCGCCATAGATAATATCACTCTGCTCAGTTCCCCTAAGATTGAGATCGTCACCATTTTGTCCTTTGATAGTTACCATTTTGAGAGTTCCTTTTAAGTCACAAAGTCAGTAGAAAACTCACGGGACTTAGACACTACAGGAGAGCTACTGCTCTTGTATAAACCTTAACTCTGTATATCAGGTTTGACAGTTAGTAAAAGTTATAAAAAGAGGTATTAAAAATAAAATGATTGTCCGGAAAAAAACTGTTAACCTTTTAATAAACAAAAGTCTGTAATTCAGTTTTTGAGAAAATTGTAGACTTTCGTGCTTTTGCTTTTGAGGAGTGTAATAGGAATGGAATTAATCGTTCCTATTTAAGTATTCAGATGTCTAAATGAGGTTGTATTACCTCATTGCCATCTTTTGTTGCCTCACAACCGTATAAAAAACGACTCTGACCGATGACTGTTGAAGAAGCTCTGCAGATTGTAGAAAAAATCTTAGACTACGATCGCTTAAACAAAGTTCAAGAAATAGTATTGCGACAGTCTTGGAAAGGAAAGTCTTATTCAGAAATTGCAGCAATAACAGATTATGAACCTGAGTACATCAAGTAAGTTGGCGTTCATTTACACAAAACTTTTGCCCTCTTCGCTATCTGCAAAGTTAGCCATAAACTTTTGAGAGGAGTCGTAGATGTTAAAAATTCGTGCTGCTCGCTCCAAAAAGTCTAAATCTGAAAAACCAAGTTGAAAAGTGCTAAAACTGCCTAATTTTAATACAGCTCATACTTAAGTAACGTACACGCTAAAGCACCGTTGAAGACGGGAATGCGCCGTGCAGCTTTTAATCCAACTTTTTTAGCTAATTCTTTGTTTCCCGTTAAAACAAAAGCTGTCCAACCTGTGAAACGTTGTTTCAAGACATCGCCCAGGGTTTTATAAAGTGTCCCTAGTTCTTTTGTTTCTCCTATTCGTTCTCCGTATGGTGGATTACAGATAATAATTCCACAATCGGCTGGAGCTTCTAGTTGAGATAATTCAGTTTGAGCTAACTTGATTTGATGTTCGATCCCGCAGCGTTGAGCATTACTACGTGCTTGAGCGAGGATATGAGGATCGCGATCGCTTCCCCAAATTGGTGCCGGTAATTCTGATAGTCTACTATTTTGCGCTTCTTTCAGTAGTTGTTCCCATAATTGAGGATCGAAATCAGGAAAGTTTTGAAAACTAAATTTTGGACGAAATAACCCTGGTGCAATATTCAAAGCTTTTAACGCTGCCTCAATCGGTAAGGTTCCAGAACCACAGAAAGGATCTAAAAACGGTGTATTTGTCTTCCACTCTGCCATATCTAGAAGTGCAGCAGCGAGTGTTTCTTTAAGGGGTGCTGCACCCATTGCTTGGCGATAACCGCGTCGATGTAAACTTGTACCTGAACTATCTAAGCTTAAAGTACAACGGTCTTGATGGATGTGGACGTTGATTGTTAAATCTGGATTGTGGAGATCTATGCTCGATCTTTGACCAAATTTAAGGCGTTGTTGATCGACAATAGCGTTTTTGACTTGTAGTGCTGTGAAGTGGGTATGGTTGAGCTTTTGATTACCACCTGTGCAGTTTACCGCTAGTGTGTTGTTAGGTTTGAGATACTCATCCCAAGCAATTTTCTGCACTTCTTGATATAAAATATCTGAGTTAGGGCAGTCAAATTCTTGAATTGGCACTAGCACCTTAAAAATTGTTCTTGCCCAAAGATTAACGCGGTATAGTGTTGTGCGATCGCCAACGAAATGCACCCCAGTAAAATCAGGACGTACTTCTTTTGCCCCTAATCTTTCCAATTCTTGGGCCGCAACGGGTTCTAGCCCGCGTTGTACTGTCGCAAAGTATTTAGAATTCAATGTTGTTTTGCTTGATAAAATTATGCTGAGTAAGATGGGCACAAGCCCACCTTGTAGTTACTCTTGCGCTTGTGCCATCACTTTTTCTTTATCGAGTCTGCGCTTTCTGGCATAGAGTTGGATTGTAGCTGCCATCGCGACGATCATCGCTAAAATTCCCCACGCTGTAATATCTGTAGGTAAATTGTTTTTAAATACAGCTAGTAAGACAATTGCGACGAGAAACACTGTAGGCGCTTCATTTAAAGCACGCAACTGCTGACTACTCCAACGACATTCATTTTTTGCTAATTGCTTCATTAGCCGTTTGCAATAGTGATGATAGCCAATCAACAAGACAACAAAGAGCAACTTAATGTGCAACCAACCTTGTTTAAGAACGTCGGGTTCAGTGCTGATTAACCCAATTGCCATTGCGACTGTCACTAGCATTCCTGGTGTCGTAATGATGTTATACAGTCGCTGTTCCATCAGTTGATATTGATTTTTGAGAATTGTTTGAGCAGGTTCTGGTTGCTCATTTGCCTCAACATGATAGATAAACAAGCGAACTAAGTAGAATAATCCGGCAAACCAAACAACAATACCGACAAGATGAAATGCTTTAAACCAGTAATAAGCCATATTCCTAAATCTGTTTCAAAATAAGGTCTTTTTCATGCACTTACAAACACAAACTTTAAACCTGATAACTCCCTAAATTTTAGTTTTCTTTGAAACTCTTAATCTCACTCAACTCAAATCCTATTGGGTAATTAGTTCCCAATGATTTGTTAAGAAAAATAAAGCCTCAAGTATTATTCTGGAAACTACCTGCTGCTACTTGTAGAACAAATAACACCAGTAATGAACTTTACACAATAGCAATTCGTTAAAAATTGCAACATTTATATTTAGGATATAACTTTTTATGCTTCATCATATTTCAATTGCGGTTGATCGCCCACTTCATGTTGCTGAAGTTTTAGCCCAGGTTTGTCATGGACAATCACTTCCTTTTCCACCACATCCAGGAAGTTATATTGTGTTAGCTGATGATGAGTATGGTACAGCAATTGAACTGTATCCAGCGGGGACTGAACTAATTCCAGGGGTTGAAGAAGCAGCATTTTCACACAATAATTTACCTAGCCCCTTTACAGCAGTTCATGCAGCAATTTCTGTCCCCATGAGTCGTGAAGAAATTGAAGATATTGGTGCGCGAGAAGGTTGGTTAGTTAGACACAGCGATCGCGGTCCTTTTCATGTTATCGAATTTTGGGTAGAAAATAAATTAATGTTAGAGTTTCTCCCGCCAAACTTAGCATTGGAATACCTAACTTTTATGCAACCACAAAACTGGAGAGCATTTCTTGAAAATGCAGTTCCAGCAGTAAGCATAAAGTAGTAAGATGCCATAGTCTTGACCAGGACTTACGCAGGGAACATTTGAACGGATGGGTGCTTGAGTTGCTCAATCAAGTAGTCCGATAGCATTCCGTGCTTAATTTGATAAATCGTTCTGCCGCTTATCAAAGCGATCGCTTTGAGACGGCTCCAGACTAGCAGGGCACAAGCAATATGATGGCGTTGAATGCGAGCTTTGCGACACTGGCAAGCTTCGAGTCCCGTTAACTGCTTCAGTTCGTGGTGAAACTCCTCAATCTGCCAACGGATACCACACGCATCTTGTACGGCATCCGTGGACGCTTGGGATAAGTCGTTGGTGGCGACAAACTCCGTTCTGTTGGTGGAAACAGTAACCCAAAACAGTTTCACCTTCTTACAGCAGTTCTCAAGTGGGTGAAATATAGCAACAGCAATGAGTAAACCAACCGATAATATCTTGGGTAGTAACTGCCACTAGAGCCTCGGTGATTGCTTGGTCTAACTGTGCATAGGTGCGTGCCGAAGAGTGCACGGAGAAACTCTTTAAGCTTTGACCAACAGTTTTCAATCGGCGAAAAATCTGGCGAGTAGGGAGACAGATAGATAACTGTTGCGCCAACGGATTCAATTGCCTCGCGGATACCAGCAACTTTGTGGGCAGGCAAGTTATCCATAACTACACACGCCCCAGTCCAAAGATTAGGCGCTAATACCTGAGTCACATAGGTTTTGAAGGCGAGGGCATCCGTTGCACCGGGAAAAGTAATTTCCCCTATCAGCCCCCGTAGAGCGATTGCACCAATCAGTGTTAGATTTTGTCCGCGCCCGTAAGGAGCGTGGTCGTAAGCGCGGCTACCTCGGCGAGAACGAGCATAGCGCCGTGTCATTGCCAAGTTGGAGCCTGTTTCATCTACAAATACCAAGTTTTCTAGTTGCACTTGACCAATCTCATGCCAATACTGAACTCGCAACTGCTGTACCCTCTCAGTTTCTCGCTCCGTTGCGTGCAGAGTTTTTTTTTCGAGTCAGCTTCAGTTTTTGCACAATCCGTCCCATCGTCGCCCGGCTAACCCTCACTCCAGTCTGTTGTTCTAGCCGCGCACACAACTCTACCAAAATGGCATCATTGTCCTCTGCTACTAGATTAACCAGCACTTGCTCTTGTTCTATGCTTAGTTTTGCTATCCTACCTCCCCCGTGCGCTCTCGGCTCCACCGTTCCATTTGTGCGATAGCGCTTTAACAAATTTTCAATAAAACTTAGGCTAACTCGAAACCTTTTCGCTAGTTGTCGCTGCGAACCCT includes:
- a CDS encoding THUMP domain-containing protein, translating into MNSKYFATVQRGLEPVAAQELERLGAKEVRPDFTGVHFVGDRTTLYRVNLWARTIFKVLVPIQEFDCPNSDILYQEVQKIAWDEYLKPNNTLAVNCTGGNQKLNHTHFTALQVKNAIVDQQRLKFGQRSSIDLHNPDLTINVHIHQDRCTLSLDSSGTSLHRRGYRQAMGAAPLKETLAAALLDMAEWKTNTPFLDPFCGSGTLPIEAALKALNIAPGLFRPKFSFQNFPDFDPQLWEQLLKEAQNSRLSELPAPIWGSDRDPHILAQARSNAQRCGIEHQIKLAQTELSQLEAPADCGIIICNPPYGERIGETKELGTLYKTLGDVLKQRFTGWTAFVLTGNKELAKKVGLKAARRIPVFNGALACTLLKYELY
- the hemJ gene encoding protoporphyrinogen oxidase HemJ — translated: MAYYWFKAFHLVGIVVWFAGLFYLVRLFIYHVEANEQPEPAQTILKNQYQLMEQRLYNIITTPGMLVTVAMAIGLISTEPDVLKQGWLHIKLLFVVLLIGYHHYCKRLMKQLAKNECRWSSQQLRALNEAPTVFLVAIVLLAVFKNNLPTDITAWGILAMIVAMAATIQLYARKRRLDKEKVMAQAQE
- a CDS encoding IS630 family transposase, which encodes MRVQYWHEIGQVQLENLVFVDETGSNLAMTRRYARSRRGSRAYDHAPYGRGQNLTLIGAIALRGLIGEITFPGATDALAFKTYVTQVLAPNLWTGACVVMDNLPAHKVAGIREAIESVGATVIYLSPYSPDFSPIENCWSKLKEFLRALFGTHLCTVRPSNHRGSSGSYYPRYYRLVYSLLLLYFTHLRTAVRR
- a CDS encoding helix-turn-helix domain-containing protein, yielding MKAYSVDLRQKIIEAYNQQEGSQRQLAKRFRVSLSFIENLLKRYRTNGTVEPRAHGGGRIAKLSIEQEQVLVNLVAEDNDAILVELCARLEQQTGVRVSRATMGRIVQKLKLTRKKNSARNGARN